Proteins encoded within one genomic window of Besnoitia besnoiti strain Bb-Ger1 chromosome II, whole genome shotgun sequence:
- a CDS encoding cell division protein CDC48CY (encoded by transcript BESB_038290) — protein sequence MAGGIRKQQPAAAEKKDESQKKRSPNRLIVEEAINDDNSVVALNPAKMEELQIFRGDTVLLKGKMRHDTVCVVLADQDLDEGKIRLNKVVRKNLRVKLGDMVHVSACPDCPYGKRIHVLPLDDTIEGITGNLFDIYLKPYFMEAYRPVRKGDLFLVRGGFRPVEFKVVGVEPGEFCIVAPDTVIHCEGDPVKREEEERLDEVGYDDIGGCRKQMAQIREMIELPLRHPTLFKTLGVKPPRGVLLYGPPGSGKTLIAKAVANETGAFFFLINGPEVMSKMAGEAESNLRRAFEEAEKNAPAIIFIDEIDSIAPKREKTNGEVERRVVSQLLTLMDGLKGRGQVVVIGATNRQNSIDPALRRFGRFDREIDIGVPDDNGRLEILRIHTRNMKLSNDVKLEELAANTHGFVGADLAQLCTEAALSCIREKMDLIDLEDDTIDAQVLNSMAVTQEHFTSALQCCNPSSLRETVVEVPNVKWDDIGGLEDVKRNLQEMILYPIDHPEKFEKFGMSPSRGVLFYGPPGCGKTLLAKAVASECSANFVSIKGPELLTMWFGESEANVREVFDKARAASPCVLFFDELDSIGTQRGNSLGDAGGAGDRVMNQMLTEIDGVGPMKNLFFIGATNRPELLDEALLRPGRLDQLIYIPLPDLPARISILQATLRKAPVAKNVPIPFLAQKTAGFSGADLAELCQRAAKAAIRDAIAAEELAQVNVGSDGMEAEEEDKPEIIYEITRKHFEEGLSGARRSVSQTDLTKYDNFRMKFDPIYKNQAAGGDAQVLIDWPEDNANDASGGVVGADGGDDDDLYS from the exons ATGGCGGGCGGCATTCGCAAACAGCagcccgcggctgcagagaagaaggatgAGTCTCAGAAGAAGAGGTCCCCGAACCGACTCATCGTCGAAGAAGCCATCAACGATGACAACAGCGTGGTGGCGTTGAACCCTGCGAAAATGGAGGAACTCCAGATTTTCCGCGGCGACACCGTCCTGCTCAAAGGGAAAATGCGACACGACaccgtctgcgtcgtcctgGCTGACCAGGACCTCGACGAGGGAAAAATTCGCCTCAACAAAGTCGTCAGAAAAAACCTCAGAGTCAAGCTCGGCG ataTGGTTCACGTCAGCGCATGTCCCGACTGCCCGTACGGCAAGCGCATCCACGTGCTTCCGCTCGACGACACCATCGAAGGCATCACAG GCAACCTGTTTGATATCTACCTCAAGCCGTACTTCATGGAGGCGTATCGCCCGGTCCGCAAAGGCGACCTTTTTCTCGTTCGCGGCGGCTTCCGCCCTGTCGAATTCAAG gtcgtcggcgtcgagcCCGGCGAGTTCTGCATCGTCGCGCCCGACACGGTCATCCACTGTGAGGGTGACCCCGTtaagcgcgaagaggaggagcgcctAGACGAAGTCGGCTACGACGACATCG GTGGATGCCGCAAGCAGATGGCTCAGATTCGTGAAATGATCGAGCTGCCCCTGCGTCATCCGACCCTCTTCAAGACGCTCGGCGTGAAGCCCCCCCGCGGAGTTCTTCTCTACGGACCGCCAG GAAGCGGAAAGACTTTGATTGCTAAGGCCGTCGCCAACGAGACTGGCGCGTTCTTTTTCCTCATCAACGGCCCTGAGGTCATGAGCAAGATGGCTG gcgaggcggagagcaacttgcgccgcgcgtttgaagaggcggagaagaacgcACCTGCGATTATCTTCATCGATGAAATCGACTCGATTGCTCccaagcgcgagaagacgaacggcgaagtcgagcggcgcgtcgtctcgcaGCTCCTCACGCTCATGGACGGTCTCAAAGGCCGCGGACAGGTTGTCGTCATCG GCGCGACTAACCGCCAGAACTCAATTGAccccgctctgcgtcgcttcggGCGCTTCGATCGCGAAATCGATATCGGTGTCCCTGATGACAATGGCCGCCTGGAAATTCTCCGCATCCACACGCGCAACATGAAACTGTCCAACGACGTCAagctcgaggagctcgccgccAACACTCACGGCTTTGTC GGTGCGGATTTGGCGCAGCTGTGCACGGAGGCCGCGTTGTCCTGCATCCGCGAGAAGATGGATTTGATCGACTTGGAAGACGACACAATCGACGCGCAGGTGTTGAACAGCATGGCGGTCACGCAGGAACACTTCACCAGCGCGCTGCAATGCTGCAACCCGAGCAGCTTGCGCGAGACGGTTGTGGAAGTCCCCAACGTCAAATGGGACGACATCG GTGGGCTCGAAGACGTGAAGCGGAACCTACAGGAGATGATTTTGTACCCGATCGATCACCCAGAGAAGTTTGAGAAGTTTGGCATGAGTCCGAGCCGCGGTGTGCTTTTCTATGGGCCCCCGGGGTGCGGTAAGACTCTTCTCGCGAAAGCCGTCGCCAGCGAATGCTCCGCGAACTTTGTCTCCATCAAGGGCCCTGAGCTCCTGACCATGTGGTTCGGAGAATCCGAGGCGAACGTCCGCGAAGTCTTCGACAAG gcgcgcgcggcgagtccgTGCGTGTTGTTCTTCGATGAGTTGGACTCGATCGGCACGCAGCGCGGCAACTCgctgggcgacgcgggcggcgccggcgaccgcgtgaTGAACCAAATGCTGACGGAGATCGACGGCGTGGGTCCGATGAAGAATCTCTTCTTCATCGGCGCGACCAATCGCCCGGAGCTCCtcgacgaggcgcttcttcgcccaGGCCGCCTCGATCAGCTGATTTACATCCCGCTGCCTGACCTGCCGGCACGCATCAGCATTCTCCAG GCGACGTTGAGGAAGGCGCCCGTCGCGAAGAACGTGCCGATTCCCTTcctcgcgcagaagacggcAGGTTTCTCCGGTGCTGATTTGGCTGAGCTGTGCCAGcgtgcggcgaaggcggcgatcCGCGAC GCGATCGCAGCGGAGGAACTCGCGCAAGTCAACGTGGGGAGCGACGGCATGgaggctgaggaggaagatAAGCCCGAAATCATCTACGAGATCACGCGCAAGCACTTTGAGGAAGGGCTCTCAG